GATAATCTCTCCATCAAACGCACGGCGGGCCGTCTTTTCTGCCCTTGAAAGATTACTGGAATAACAGGTTTTCCAATCTACACCGCCTAGGTCTATCTCGCTCTCCTCAATTTCTGAAGCATCATACTCTTTAACCCATTCCATCAATTCCTCTGATGAAAAGAAACCATTCGGATACCCTCTTGTTACTTTAAAATGGCGCATCAACCCGACTTTAATAACACGCAACCCCCATCAGCCAACTCGGCCTTATGATTTTGTGAACATCCTCATCAGCATCTCAACCCTCGGCATTTCATAGCCGTCTAATCCAGGGATGTTTAACGTCATCAATCCTGAAATAACAGTGAAATAACAAGAAATTAATTCGCCAATGTCGCCTTCTGCCAGTTCCCCGATTTTCTGGCCTTCTTCAAACAGTGGCTTGAGCATCTCAATATACATCTCCATCGAGGCGCCTTTAAGGAGATGCTTAGCCTCCTCGGGCACTTCTTCAGAGGTACGTGCCTGATGCATGAGCATAAAGTAAAGCTGGCCTTCTTCATCAAGGATTTTTTCGGTCAGCCTCATTAATT
This genomic stretch from Fictibacillus marinisediminis harbors:
- a CDS encoding TetR/AcrR family transcriptional regulator — its product is MPPLNEEQLRQIRDERREQIMAAALKVFARRGIIGTKMSMISAEAGISQGLMYRYFKSKDELFTTLVEQAIQGSVSGTEQVHNMQGSPLEKLMRLTEKILDEEGQLYFMLMHQARTSEEVPEEAKHLLKGASMEMYIEMLKPLFEEGQKIGELAEGDIGELISCYFTVISGLMTLNIPGLDGYEMPRVEMLMRMFTKS